A window of Marinobacter sp. es.042 genomic DNA:
GAAATCCTTGATGGCTTTGGCGCGCCACCAGTACCAGACAGCGAATCCGGCCACGAATAGCCAGAACAGGGTTCCAAGAGTCACGGTCTCAGCGATCTTCCACGGTTGCTCTGAGGGATGATCGCCAGCCTACCCTATTGTGTCGGCTCGGGGAATCGCTGACGCTTCCTGGATTCTGGCGCCGGCAACAGTCGGTCACACAGCATCTGCAGGAAATGGCTGGTCAGCAACTGGGCCTGATCCACGTTATTGCCGAGGTGTTCCGACTCTTCCCGAGCGTTTTCGCTGCTCTCGACCGAGCGGTTACCGAGTTCCAGGAGCCGTGCTGCCTGACGTTCCACCTGAACGCTCAAGGCCGCCTGTTGTTCCGTAGCGCCGGCTACCTCATGGGTGCAGGACGTAATGAGATCCACATCTCTGAGGGTCGCTTCCAGCGTTTCGCTGGCCTCATTGGCGATGCCTGCCGTTTGCTGACAGCATTGGGTGCCATTGTTGATCACCTCGACCACCTCACGGGTTTCGCTCTGCAGGGCAGCAATCATCTCATCAATCTTGCGAGTGGATTCGTGGGTTCGCTGGGCCAGCCCCCGAACCTCATCGGCAACCACGGCGAAGCCGCGACCTGATTCGCCGGCTCGCGCCGCTTCGATGGCGGCATTGAGAGCCAGCAGATTGGTCTGCTCGGCGATGTCGGAGATCACATCCAGAACCATGCCAATGGCATCGCTTTTTTCGGACAGCGCCTGCATGCGGTCATTGGCCACAGAGAGCTGCCCGCCGAGCTCGGAAAGGGACTGATTCATGGATGTCATCTGTCCGCGACACTGGTTGGCTGACTGGCGCGCGTCGTCCGTTGCGTCATGGGTCCGTGCGGTCAGTTCGCTGACCCGCCGCACGCTTTCCGCCAGCTCCTCGAAAGCACGGGTTATGTCCTGGATATCACCTTGCTGGCTGCGGATGCTGGCCACAGAGTTGGCGACCCACTCGACGGTCCGCTGTTTCCGGCCGTGGAGCTTGCCCACATTGGCGTGCATGCGGGCGGAAACGGCCCGAAGAACGGCATTCCGTTTCTGGCGATCGAATTCGATCCAGGCACCTTCATCCCTGCGTCCGGTATAGATCCAGGGCATGGCCGGGTGGGTCTCGGTACAAGCCGATCTGGCGTTGCGCATCACAGGAAGGGTGAGCCAGACCAGTACCGCGAATACCGCCAGCAGCAGCCCTTGCAATATCACTAGATGGGACAGGGCAAGCTCTGACAGGCCGAACCAGAGCAGGGCGACCGCCAGCAGTCCATACAGGCAACCGAGTTTCAAAGCCAGGGGCGGACTGACTGCAAGGTATCTGCGGGGGACTTTGCCTTGCTTCCAGGCCGAATAGAGTTTCTCCGCCCGGGCAACCTGATCTGGTCGGGGGCGTGTGCGAACAGACTGGAACTCAACGATCTCGCCGTCTTTGCGAATTGGCGTAACAAAAGCGTCCACCCAGTAATGATCGCCGTTCTTGCAGCGGTTCTTCACCATACCCCGCCATGACTCTCCGGATTTAATGGTTTGCCAGAGATTTTCGAATGCCCCCGACGGCATGTCCGGATGCCGTATCAGGTTGTGGGGCTGGCCGACCAGTTCGTCAATCGTATAGCCAGCGACTTCGGCAAACTCTTCGTTGGCGGCGGTGATCTTCCCGCGAAGGTCGGTGGTGGTGATCAGGTGGTAGTGGTCCGGGTAAAACTGTTCTTTCTGAGTGACCGGTTCGTTGACTCGCATGGCGTTTCCTTGCACGGGTCAGTGTTTTTCTCATTGTCAGCTTACTATCAACCCGTTCTTTCGTCTTGGATATCCGGTTATTGCAATAAATGAAAATCTGTTCATCTATTTGCCGTTTCTCTAACGGTTTCTCGTCTTTTGCAATATGTGGCTAGGTTGGCGACAGATACTGCTTATGCTGGTAGGCGGAACTGATCGGACATGATTCAGGGGCTGCTAAAAAGGAGTGAGCAGTGCATGCAGGCATTACAACAACAAGATTTCAGGGCTCTCGTCGACAACCACCCAAAAGCCATCATGCTGGCAACCAGGGAGCCAAGGATTCTTTACGTGAACGAGAAATTCCGTTCAGTCACCGGCTACCGGTCGGACGAGGTGCTTGGCCAACCCCCTTCTGTGCTCAGCTCGGGATTTCACTCCCGCGAGTTCTATCAAGCTATGTGGAGGGCCATTGGTCATAAGGGGCGCTGGGAGGGACTGGTCTGGAATCGGCGCAAGAACGGCGAGACTTATCCACAGTGGTTGACGATCTATCCGGTTGAGCACGAAAACCATCGGTTTTACGCCGGCGTTTTCATGGATGTCGGTGATATGACGGCTGACGATGAGCGCCTCGCCTCGCTGGCCTATTACGACCCGTTGACCGAGCTGCCCAATCGCGCGCTGTTTCAGGAATTCCTGAAGGCACGTGTCTCTCAGAGGGCACAGGAGGGTCAGGCGTTTGCGGTGCTCTATATCGACCTGGATTTCTTCAAGTCCGTAAACGATTTGCATGGACATGATTGTGGTGACCGGGTTTTGCAGCAGGCAGCTCTATGTATCCAGAGTGTGCTTCGCCGCGGGGATGTTGTGGCCCGCCTGTCGGGTGACGAATTCGCCGCTATTATCGAGCTGCGGAATGATGATGACCTCGAGAGCGTGTGTCAGCGGATGGTTCATAGCTTCAGGGCACCAGTGATCGTCGATCATCGCGAGTATTTTTTGTCGTCATCTGTTGGCGCCGCCGTTTATCCCGACCATGGCAGTCAGGCATCCGAGCTTCTGCAGAACGCTGATCGGGCCATGTACGCAGCAAAGCTTGCGGGACGGGCCTGTTTCCGGATTTACGATGCGATCGACACCGAACAGGGTCGGCAGGCCGAGCTGCTATCCGAGGCGCTAATTGTTTCACTGAAAACGGCACCGGAGGAGTTTGCGGTTGTTTACCAGCCACAGTACCACCTCGATAGCGGCAAGATGGCCGGGCTGGAGGCACTTCTGCGCTGGACCCACCCCGAATTAGGTGCCGTCTCACCTGCCGATTTTGTCCCGATCGCGGAACAGCGAGGCCATATCCACGAGCTAACGGAGCACTTGGTCCGTTGCATCGAATCGGATCTCTCCGAATTCCCCGCCTCATTTCTCCGTGGCTTGCGACTTGCTCTTAATATTTCGGCCCGACAAATCACGGACTCCCGTCTTGAAGCTCTGTTGAATCCCCTGTTTGAGAGAATCCGAATGGTTGGCTGGTCGCCCGAAATCGAGATCACCGAAACCCATTTGATGAACCTGTCCCACCAATGCCTGGACAAGCTGCGCGAATTCGGTGAACAAGGCGTAGTTGTTGCAATTGATGACTTCGGGACCGGTTATTCATCTCTGGCCTATTTGCACACACTGCCGGTTCAGGTGCTGAAAATCGATCGACGATTCATCCATCGGCTGGGGAGCGAGTCCGGGGATTCACGTATCGTTTCGGCCATTCTGGCGATCGCAGATGCGCTGGATCTGGAGGTGGTAGCGGAAGGCATAGAAAACAGTGAGCAGCATAGCAAGTTGCGCGAATTGAAGTGTCACCGGGGCCAGGGCTACCTGATGGCTCGACCGGCTCCTTGGAACACATGGCACGACGATCTTATTGATCAATATCAAGATAACAGCAAATAACCTTGTAATACTTAAGGTCTTGCAAAATGTGGCTAGTGGAACGGCGCGGCCTTCGATAGAAGTGAGCCAATCTATCCACGCAGGAATTTATGGGACCAATATCTCGAAAGTCGGCTCTGGACGCATACCTGAGACTGAGCAATGCTTCGTTGGATGAATGGCTCGCCGCTTTGCGAGAGTTGTCTGGCTGTGACGACATACTTTGCCGGCTCCAGTCGGGCAACGGGCGGCTCGGTGCCATATCGGTGCTTGAGAGTGAGCTTGGGCATGTGATCTCGCTGAGAGCCGGTAAGAGCATGGACGTTTCGGGCTGCAGAAGCTCGGATCCGGTACTCCTGTTTCCGGGGGGCGGCGAGCCCGAAATAGCCATTCAAGGTAGAGGGTGGGACAGCCTGGATCAGTTGTTCCTTGCGCGTCCCGAGGATAGGTTTGAACTCCGTTTGGCACCCAAGACTGAAGTCATCATCTTGAAACCAAACAATGGTGCTCTGAATGATTCGCTTCTGCGATCGTCCACCGCTTGGTTATCCATTTTGGAAGTCATGATCAACTGTTACCTCGACCGTTTGCACTTTGTCCGCGATGATGTCCAGGCGAAACGATTAACAAATCGGCTTTTCGATACAATGAAAACGCCCTGGACACCCCGGAAGGCAGCTGTGTGTTCGGAACGCACCCTTGACCGCCGTTTGCAGCGAGTGGTCGAAAAAATCATGGG
This region includes:
- a CDS encoding PAS domain-containing methyl-accepting chemotaxis protein: MRVNEPVTQKEQFYPDHYHLITTTDLRGKITAANEEFAEVAGYTIDELVGQPHNLIRHPDMPSGAFENLWQTIKSGESWRGMVKNRCKNGDHYWVDAFVTPIRKDGEIVEFQSVRTRPRPDQVARAEKLYSAWKQGKVPRRYLAVSPPLALKLGCLYGLLAVALLWFGLSELALSHLVILQGLLLAVFAVLVWLTLPVMRNARSACTETHPAMPWIYTGRRDEGAWIEFDRQKRNAVLRAVSARMHANVGKLHGRKQRTVEWVANSVASIRSQQGDIQDITRAFEELAESVRRVSELTARTHDATDDARQSANQCRGQMTSMNQSLSELGGQLSVANDRMQALSEKSDAIGMVLDVISDIAEQTNLLALNAAIEAARAGESGRGFAVVADEVRGLAQRTHESTRKIDEMIAALQSETREVVEVINNGTQCCQQTAGIANEASETLEATLRDVDLITSCTHEVAGATEQQAALSVQVERQAARLLELGNRSVESSENAREESEHLGNNVDQAQLLTSHFLQMLCDRLLPAPESRKRQRFPEPTQ
- a CDS encoding AraC family transcriptional regulator, yielding MGPISRKSALDAYLRLSNASLDEWLAALRELSGCDDILCRLQSGNGRLGAISVLESELGHVISLRAGKSMDVSGCRSSDPVLLFPGGGEPEIAIQGRGWDSLDQLFLARPEDRFELRLAPKTEVIILKPNNGALNDSLLRSSTAWLSILEVMINCYLDRLHFVRDDVQAKRLTNRLFDTMKTPWTPRKAAVCSERTLDRRLQRVVEKIMGDPAWEFDLKELASYAGVSERNLYYLMKRETGITPYRFYQRARLTRVRERLVDCQCEVPHISWYAADEGFSHLGRFAAMYREHFGELPSETVQWRRDLLRHSVASKAELVET
- a CDS encoding putative bifunctional diguanylate cyclase/phosphodiesterase; translation: MQALQQQDFRALVDNHPKAIMLATREPRILYVNEKFRSVTGYRSDEVLGQPPSVLSSGFHSREFYQAMWRAIGHKGRWEGLVWNRRKNGETYPQWLTIYPVEHENHRFYAGVFMDVGDMTADDERLASLAYYDPLTELPNRALFQEFLKARVSQRAQEGQAFAVLYIDLDFFKSVNDLHGHDCGDRVLQQAALCIQSVLRRGDVVARLSGDEFAAIIELRNDDDLESVCQRMVHSFRAPVIVDHREYFLSSSVGAAVYPDHGSQASELLQNADRAMYAAKLAGRACFRIYDAIDTEQGRQAELLSEALIVSLKTAPEEFAVVYQPQYHLDSGKMAGLEALLRWTHPELGAVSPADFVPIAEQRGHIHELTEHLVRCIESDLSEFPASFLRGLRLALNISARQITDSRLEALLNPLFERIRMVGWSPEIEITETHLMNLSHQCLDKLREFGEQGVVVAIDDFGTGYSSLAYLHTLPVQVLKIDRRFIHRLGSESGDSRIVSAILAIADALDLEVVAEGIENSEQHSKLRELKCHRGQGYLMARPAPWNTWHDDLIDQYQDNSK